ACCACCATGGCGGCGATCTCCTCCGGTTCGATCATCCGTTGGATGAGCGACTGCGGACGGTACTCCCGCATGAACGCACGCTGCGCCTCGTCCCACGACAGATCCCGGCCGACGACGTCATGGACGCCGCGAGAAAGGCCACGTCCGGCGCCTGCGTACGCATCCGCTCCAGCGCCGCTCCACGGACCCGACGCTGCGGCCGTTCACCGCGACCCGGGCGCCGGCGCGGGCCGGCCCCAGCGCGATGGCCGCTCCGATGCCCTGGGTCGAGCCGGTCACCACCGCGGTCCGGCCGGTGAGACCGATCTGCACGGTCCTTCTCCGTTCTCGGTCGCCCCGCCCCCGGACTCCGCGCGCGGGCCCTGCCCGCCGCGCACACGAAGGCCCGGTCCGGCACCTCCGCAGCACCGGACCGGGCCTCCCCCGGGCTCCATCAGCCCACGGCGTGCTTCGCCGCGTGGTGCGGGTGGAGCCGGTTGCGCTGGACGTCCTTGCAGTACTTGACGTATCCGCTGTTGGTCACGTACTTCGCCGCAACCCAGGAGGCCCGCTCCTGACGGGTGAGGTACCAGACGGTGTTGCCGCCCACGCTCTGGGTGCGCACCTTGCACACCAGGCCGACCTGCGCGCGGTGATGGAGGTGGCCCCGCACGGAGGAGTCCGTGCTGGGGTACTGACGCTCACTCAGTCCCGTCTTGGCAGTGACCACACCGAAGGGCTTGGTGGGTCCGGGCGCCGCCTGGGCCGGGGCGGCGAACAGCGTCGCACCGAGGGCGACGGCTGTGGCCAGTGTGCCCGCGCCGGCTGCGAGCTGTTTGCCTCGGGCCACGAGGTTTTCGGTCGTGGACATAGGGGTCTCCTGTTCTTGACGCGCAATGCCACCCATTGGTGTCAAGCGGACATTACGCTCAAACAACCCTCGGAATGTGGTGAAACGACGAACAGGCCGCCGATCGTGTGACGGCACAAGTCCGCCCACCGCACGGGCAGTCACCGTCCCGCTGGCACCCCGGAGCGGGCGGGGGTCAGCCCTCCATACCGGCGCCGTGGACCCCGAAGGAGCCCCCCTGCGGATCCCGGATCACCGCGACCCTCGGCCCGTGGGGCACATCCGTCGGGGGCACCAGCAGCATGCCCCCCGACTCGGCGGCGCGGGCGGCCGTCTCGTCGACGTCGGCGACCGCGAAGTACGGCAGCCAGTGCGCCCTGACGTCGTCCGGATAGAACTCGTCCAGCGCGCTCAGACCGCCGAAGTCGGCGCCGTCGATACCCCATTGCGGATAGTCCTTGTGCGTACCCACGGTCCAGCCGAAGACACCCGTGTAGAAGTCCTTGGCGGCCTCGGCGTCCCGGGTGGCGAGCTCGGCCCAGCCGAGCGAACCCGGCGCGTTGAGCACCGCGGCACCGGCGAAGGACCGGCCCTGCCACAGCGAGAAGACCGCGCCTTCCGGGTCGGCCAGGACGGCGAAGCGGCCCAGGTCGAACACGTCCATCGGGCCCATCAGCCGCCGCCCGCCCGCCTCGGTGACCGCCGTGGTCAGCGCGTCGACGTCCCGCGTCGCGAACGATACGGTCCAGGCGGTCGGCTGCCCGGGGGTGTAGAGCGGGGTCAGCGCGGCGACCGGGGCGCCCCCCAGGTACATGGTGGTGTAGCCGCCCGCCTCTTCCCGCGGGTCGGTCTCGGCGCGCCAGCCGAAGACCTGGCGGTAGTACACCTTGGCGGCGTCCACGTCCGAGGTGCCCAGCTCCACCCAGCAGGGCGCGCCGGGGGTGGGCTCAGTGATCTTCACGGTGTGTTCCGCTCCTCCGCGCCGAGCCGTGGCCGGGCGGTGCCGCGCTCACGCCCGCGCACTGCCGGTCGGCATCCGTACGCTGCCGATCGTGCGACGGACGCGACGGGGCCGCAACCGGAGCGCGGGCGGCGGTGAACCGGCTCAGCCGCCCAGGTCGGCCCAGCCGTTCTTCAGCCGCGCGAAGATCTCGTCCAGTGCGGAGCCGGGGTCGTCGCAGCCGGCGGCCAGCCGGGGGGCGGCCAGTACATAGTGGGCCAGCGCGCGCGCCGAGGCCCCGCCCTCATCGGCGCCGGTCGCCTCGGCGATCGCACCGGCCAGGGCCGTTTCGTGCCGCAGCCACATCCGGTGGGCGTAGTCGCTGAGCACCGGGGTGCCGTCGACCAGCTCCCGGAACGCCCGGAACTCCGGCGCCTCGCGGACCGTGACCAGCAGGCCGTGGAGGTAGGCGTGCAGCGCGTCCAGGACCGTGCTCCCCGGTTCGCGGTCGCGGACGGCCGCGACGAGGGCCGCACTCTGCTCGGTGTCCCGGTCGAACACCAGGGCTTCCTTGCCGGAGAAGTGCTTGAACAGAGTGGTCACCGAGACGTCCGCGGCCTCGGCCACGTCCTTGACGCTCACCTGGTCGTAGCCGTGCTCCAGGAAGAGCCGGAGAGCGGCGTCGGCCAGTGCCTTGCGGGTCTGGGCCTTCTTGCGTTCGCGGCGGCCGGGCGTCGGCTGGGTCATGACAGCAGATCATCTCTCGTGTCGGGCGGCTCGGAAGGGGAGCCGGTGGAACGGTGAAACGGTGGGGCGCTCGGGGCGGCCGGATGCCGGCGCGGCGGCACGGGTCCCGCCAGGGGAGACACCCCCTACGGCCGCAGGTCACTGGAAGCGGGCGCGCAGATGGCGCAGCGAGCCGTGCGGGGCGTCGGGGGCGATGGCGTTGGCCAGACCGAGGGCGGCGAACTCGGCGGCCTCGGCGGCGCGGGGCAGCATGACCGCCTCGTAGGCCCGTACCGCCGCGTCCTGGTCGCTGTGTTCGGCGAGGGCCTGGGCGAGTTCACAGCCGTCGAGCATCGCGAGGTTGGCGCCCATGCCGGAGAACGGTGACATCAGATGCGCGGCGTCGCCGAGCAGGGTCAGGCCCGGGGTGTGGGTCCAGGTGTGCGGCACCGGCAGGGCGAACAGCGGCCGGTTGACGAACCCGCCGTCGTTGTCCCGCAGCAGCGCCAGCAGCCGGTCGTCCCACTCCGCGAACGCGTCGAGCAGCACGGCGCGGACGGCCTCGGTGTCCGCCACCTTCACCCCGGCCTCCAGCGCCCAGTCCTGGGAACCGCGGAAAGCGACGTAGACGCGGAGGTGGCCGCGGCTGTTGCGCTGGGCGATCAGTGCCTTGTTGGCGGACGCCGCCCACATGCTGCCGTCGCCGACCAGACGGGCGATATCCGGGTGGCGGCGGTCGGCGTCGTCGAATCCGGCCTCGACGAAGGTGACCCCGGTGTAGTGGGGGGTGGCGTCGGAGAGCAGCGGCCGCACCCTGGACCAGGCGCCGTCGGCACCGATGACCAGATCGAAGGTCTCGGTGTGGCCGTCGTCGAACTCGGCCTTGTGGCGGCCGTCGCCGAGCGGGTGCAGCGTGCGCAGATAGCTGCCCCAGTGCACGGTTTCGGGGGCGAGGGAGTCCAGCAGCAGCCGGCGCAGCTCGCCCCGGTCGATTTCGGGGCGGTCGCCGTCGCCGGGCGCGGGGGTGTGCTGGAAGAGCACGGTCGCGGTGTGGTCGAGCAACCGCATCTCCTGGCCTTCGGGGCGGGCGAGAGCGGTGAACTCCTCGTGCAGGCCCGCTGCCCGCAGGGCCGCCTGACCGGTCGTCATATGGAGGTCCAGCGTGCCGCCTTGCGAGCGGGCACCGGCGGACGCTTCATGGTCGAAGACGGTGACGGGTACGCCGTTGCGCTGGAGGACGCGGGCACACGTCAGCCCGCCGGGGCCGGCGCCGACGAT
This Streptomyces decoyicus DNA region includes the following protein-coding sequences:
- a CDS encoding FAD-dependent oxidoreductase encodes the protein MTSATPRTAIVGAGPGGLTCARVLQRNGVPVTVFDHEASAGARSQGGTLDLHMTTGQAALRAAGLHEEFTALARPEGQEMRLLDHTATVLFQHTPAPGDGDRPEIDRGELRRLLLDSLAPETVHWGSYLRTLHPLGDGRHKAEFDDGHTETFDLVIGADGAWSRVRPLLSDATPHYTGVTFVEAGFDDADRRHPDIARLVGDGSMWAASANKALIAQRNSRGHLRVYVAFRGSQDWALEAGVKVADTEAVRAVLLDAFAEWDDRLLALLRDNDGGFVNRPLFALPVPHTWTHTPGLTLLGDAAHLMSPFSGMGANLAMLDGCELAQALAEHSDQDAAVRAYEAVMLPRAAEAAEFAALGLANAIAPDAPHGSLRHLRARFQ
- a CDS encoding VOC family protein → MKITEPTPGAPCWVELGTSDVDAAKVYYRQVFGWRAETDPREEAGGYTTMYLGGAPVAALTPLYTPGQPTAWTVSFATRDVDALTTAVTEAGGRRLMGPMDVFDLGRFAVLADPEGAVFSLWQGRSFAGAAVLNAPGSLGWAELATRDAEAAKDFYTGVFGWTVGTHKDYPQWGIDGADFGGLSALDEFYPDDVRAHWLPYFAVADVDETAARAAESGGMLLVPPTDVPHGPRVAVIRDPQGGSFGVHGAGMEG
- a CDS encoding TetR/AcrR family transcriptional regulator; this encodes MTQPTPGRRERKKAQTRKALADAALRLFLEHGYDQVSVKDVAEAADVSVTTLFKHFSGKEALVFDRDTEQSAALVAAVRDREPGSTVLDALHAYLHGLLVTVREAPEFRAFRELVDGTPVLSDYAHRMWLRHETALAGAIAEATGADEGGASARALAHYVLAAPRLAAGCDDPGSALDEIFARLKNGWADLGG